In Reichenbachiella agarivorans, one genomic interval encodes:
- a CDS encoding CAP domain-containing protein, which produces MLRLLCSFLLILLVSYTSFGQKATTEEIQLIIERHNFWRTEVGVANIKYSDTLASIANTWAIALQKDNCAFKHSQNSYGENLFKGTVGYYTAGDAVDSWGAEKKDYSHSKNKCAEDKVCGHYTQIVWENTTEVGCAKSICDGNVIWVCNYNPPGNYVGESPY; this is translated from the coding sequence ATGCTCCGATTACTCTGTTCATTTCTATTAATCCTCCTTGTCAGTTACACTTCTTTTGGTCAGAAAGCCACCACAGAAGAAATTCAACTTATCATAGAAAGACATAATTTTTGGCGAACGGAGGTGGGTGTGGCAAACATCAAATACTCTGATACCTTAGCTTCGATAGCTAATACTTGGGCAATTGCATTGCAAAAAGACAATTGTGCCTTCAAGCACAGCCAAAACTCTTACGGAGAAAATTTATTCAAAGGAACTGTGGGTTATTACACAGCAGGAGACGCGGTTGATTCATGGGGTGCAGAAAAAAAAGATTATAGTCATTCAAAAAACAAATGTGCAGAAGACAAAGTCTGTGGTCATTACACTCAGATCGTTTGGGAAAACACCACTGAAGTAGGTTGTGCAAAAAGCATCTGTGATGGGAATGTAATCTGGGTGTGCAACTATAATCCTCCTGGAAATTATGTAGGGGAATCCCCCTATTAA
- a CDS encoding enoyl-CoA hydratase/isomerase family protein: protein MSGKIEHTHDHGVATITFYHPKSNSLPSNLLKQLQQSIEQLSDNPSVKVIVLQSTGNVFCAGASFDELLLITNEAEGKDFFMGFANVINTMRNSSKLIITKVHGKAVGGGVGLACATDYCVALDSASIKLSELSIGIGPFVIEPAVVRRIGLSAFSQLTLNPTTWKDAKWAQSMGMYLEVFATQSEMDLRITELSRRLSTYSQEAISEIKKVLWNNCKNWTQLLEERAKISGKLVLSPTTQTALNAFRNK from the coding sequence ATGAGTGGAAAAATTGAACACACACATGATCATGGAGTAGCAACAATTACTTTTTATCATCCAAAAAGCAATTCACTCCCTTCAAACTTGTTGAAGCAACTTCAACAGTCTATTGAGCAATTAAGCGATAATCCTTCGGTTAAAGTCATTGTTTTACAAAGCACAGGCAATGTGTTCTGCGCAGGGGCTAGCTTTGATGAACTCCTATTGATCACCAATGAAGCTGAAGGCAAGGATTTTTTCATGGGTTTTGCCAACGTAATCAACACCATGCGTAACTCCAGCAAATTGATCATTACCAAAGTCCACGGAAAGGCCGTAGGAGGAGGCGTGGGACTGGCGTGTGCCACAGATTATTGTGTAGCACTAGATTCTGCCTCCATCAAACTAAGTGAATTATCCATAGGTATTGGTCCGTTCGTGATAGAGCCCGCTGTGGTGAGAAGAATTGGTCTTTCGGCCTTCTCACAGTTGACTCTCAATCCCACTACCTGGAAAGATGCGAAATGGGCTCAGTCCATGGGAATGTATCTTGAAGTTTTTGCGACTCAAAGTGAAATGGATTTAAGAATCACAGAATTGAGCCGTCGATTGTCTACATATAGTCAAGAAGCCATAAGTGAAATAAAAAAGGTACTTTGGAACAACTGTAAAAACTGGACTCAGCTCCTAGAAGAAAGAGCCAAAATAAGCGGTAAACTGGTACTTTCTCCCACTACACAAACTGCTCTCAACGCTTTTAGAAATAAATAA
- a CDS encoding TetR/AcrR family transcriptional regulator, whose translation MIKKSKKHIIIEEAARLFREKGYSATTMRDLAAQVGMEAASLYNHIKSKEEILNEICFSLARTYSSKMQEVYYSDYTPISKIKKLIALHIQINSMSSPLATVMNDEWKHLTEPCKTEFLDMRKKYEYQFIDIIQQGIDKGEIKNMNPRIALYTLLSSVRWLQHWYHANQEHNVNDIKKNIMELFLSGMIENQYEWKN comes from the coding sequence GTGATCAAAAAGTCCAAAAAACATATCATCATTGAAGAAGCCGCACGATTGTTTCGTGAGAAAGGTTATTCCGCTACGACCATGCGAGACTTGGCTGCTCAGGTGGGAATGGAAGCCGCCAGTCTCTACAATCATATCAAATCAAAGGAGGAAATATTGAATGAAATATGTTTCTCTTTGGCTCGGACTTATAGTTCCAAAATGCAGGAAGTTTATTACTCGGACTACACTCCCATCAGCAAAATCAAAAAACTCATTGCATTACATATACAGATCAATTCAATGAGTTCTCCATTAGCCACCGTCATGAATGACGAATGGAAGCATTTGACAGAACCGTGCAAGACCGAATTCCTTGATATGAGAAAAAAATATGAATATCAATTCATTGACATCATTCAACAAGGGATAGACAAAGGAGAAATCAAAAACATGAACCCTAGGATTGCGCTCTATACACTCCTATCGTCCGTGCGTTGGCTACAACATTGGTATCATGCCAATCAGGAGCACAATGTCAATGACATCAAGAAAAATATCATGGAGCTGTTTCTGTCAGGCATGATTGAGAATCAATATGAGTGGAAAAATTGA
- a CDS encoding SCP2 sterol-binding domain-containing protein — MTLEETTKKVASLAEKKSGAIGKKIKFKFDEGVISLDDSSNPTKVTNEDDYADCTIKLTLDNFNKLMNGEMNAMGAFMMGKIKVEGEMGVAMKLSNLF; from the coding sequence ATGACATTAGAGGAAACAACTAAAAAAGTAGCTTCCCTAGCCGAAAAGAAAAGCGGTGCTATTGGCAAAAAAATCAAATTCAAATTTGATGAGGGGGTAATTTCACTCGACGACAGTTCCAATCCGACAAAGGTCACCAATGAGGATGATTATGCTGATTGCACTATCAAACTGACTCTAGACAACTTCAACAAACTCATGAATGGCGAAATGAATGCCATGGGAGCTTTTATGATGGGAAAAATTAAAGTTGAAGGAGAAATGGGTGTTGCGATGAAGCTATCCAACTTATTTTAG
- a CDS encoding glutaminyl-peptide cyclotransferase: MESINILKTCALLITLSFVLTCCDVKRETSTPDKTTRTQFTKIISPQNNSTFKLGEDINFQIHSSSQEITIDSVICTLDGESLFKIHQDTTHLWSTNQHKTGSCSLILNIYLSNQTVERRIVNLTFLTGKEPEKLTYRIINTFPHDPNAYTQGLLVNDNKLYESTGQKGESSVRQVDLQSGTILRKKDIDQQFFGEGIAIKGDSLYMLTWESTKGFIFNKNTFDKLGEFYYDTEGWGLTTLNNDSLVMSDGSNKLYFKSPINFTNLGSIEVYDHRGPIDYLNEIEYINGKIFANRYQTDKIYVIDPKTGSVEYVLDMSGIFDSKNYQKRIDVLNGIAFNDLTKTYYITGKWWPKLFEIEIINLQHEPI, encoded by the coding sequence ATGGAATCAATAAATATCCTTAAAACTTGTGCCTTATTAATCACTTTATCATTCGTATTGACTTGTTGCGATGTTAAAAGGGAAACGTCTACCCCAGACAAAACCACCAGAACTCAATTCACAAAAATAATTTCTCCTCAAAACAACAGTACTTTCAAACTTGGAGAGGATATCAACTTCCAAATTCATTCCTCAAGTCAGGAAATAACAATTGATTCTGTCATCTGTACATTGGACGGAGAATCACTGTTTAAAATTCACCAAGACACAACTCATCTATGGTCTACTAATCAGCACAAAACAGGCTCTTGCAGTCTTATTCTTAACATTTATCTTAGTAACCAAACCGTAGAGAGACGCATCGTCAATCTGACATTTCTGACAGGCAAGGAACCAGAAAAACTTACTTATAGGATTATAAACACATTCCCACATGACCCAAATGCATATACACAAGGTCTCCTCGTGAATGACAACAAACTATACGAAAGCACTGGACAGAAAGGAGAATCAAGTGTACGTCAGGTCGATTTACAATCAGGCACTATACTTAGAAAAAAAGACATTGACCAACAGTTTTTTGGAGAAGGAATAGCAATCAAGGGAGATAGCCTGTACATGTTGACATGGGAATCCACCAAAGGCTTCATTTTTAATAAAAACACCTTTGACAAACTAGGTGAATTTTACTACGACACAGAAGGCTGGGGCTTGACCACTTTAAACAACGACAGCTTGGTAATGAGTGATGGCTCAAACAAGCTGTATTTTAAAAGCCCCATCAATTTTACTAACCTAGGATCAATTGAAGTGTACGATCACCGAGGCCCCATTGATTACCTCAATGAAATAGAATACATCAATGGGAAAATTTTTGCAAATAGATATCAAACAGATAAAATCTATGTGATAGACCCAAAAACTGGTAGCGTAGAATATGTGCTAGATATGTCTGGAATTTTCGATTCTAAAAATTATCAAAAAAGAATTGATGTTTTAAACGGTATCGCGTTTAATGATTTGACCAAAACATACTATATTACTGGTAAATGGTGGCCAAAGCTGTTTGAGATAGAAATTATAAACCTACAACACGAGCCAATATGA
- a CDS encoding cation:proton antiporter, which translates to MQILDILALFIFLAGVFIYINTYYLKLPSSVGLMILALGLSLALLILNELIPEFKLGTERILKDYDYHEVLYQLVLSFLLFAGALQIDFKKLAEERTAVIILAFVGVIISTAIVGVSVYYLLDWIGLELDMMYCLVFGALISPTDPIAVSATIRKYNLSKNLETRIAGESLFNDGIAVVMALTLLDLAHSGEDHYIGPVDILWVFGTDIIGGIIIGLFLGYLGYRLLKYIDNDEVEVEVLMTLALVMAGTQLAEFTHVSAKQAVVIMGLVIGNEGKSGHVTSAAGDYVFKFWYLIEETLSAMLFVLIGLEMLIIPLRYDYFAAGLFAYIIVLAARYISVGAPIAAMSTFRKFEGNTINVLAWGGLRGGIPIALSLSLPDFEGKEIIITMTYTVVVCSVLYQGLTIPHLMRTTFNDKKPQQPKTKSSHS; encoded by the coding sequence ATGCAAATATTAGATATTCTAGCCCTGTTCATATTTCTTGCAGGGGTTTTTATCTACATCAACACCTACTACTTAAAACTCCCCTCGTCAGTCGGATTGATGATCTTGGCATTGGGGTTGTCTCTTGCGTTATTGATTCTCAATGAATTAATCCCAGAATTCAAATTAGGTACTGAACGAATATTAAAGGACTACGACTATCATGAAGTCCTCTACCAGCTTGTCTTGAGCTTTTTGTTATTTGCAGGTGCACTCCAAATTGATTTTAAAAAATTAGCAGAAGAACGGACTGCAGTTATTATTCTGGCATTTGTAGGGGTAATTATCTCCACAGCCATAGTCGGAGTTTCTGTATATTATCTATTGGATTGGATTGGATTGGAACTAGACATGATGTATTGTTTGGTCTTTGGTGCATTGATCTCACCTACCGATCCTATCGCCGTGTCTGCGACCATCCGAAAATACAACCTATCTAAAAATCTCGAAACTAGAATTGCAGGTGAATCTCTGTTCAATGATGGTATTGCCGTAGTTATGGCATTGACTCTATTAGACCTTGCTCACTCTGGTGAAGATCATTACATTGGACCAGTTGATATTCTTTGGGTATTTGGTACCGATATTATTGGAGGAATTATTATTGGACTCTTTTTGGGCTATTTAGGCTATCGCCTGCTCAAATACATAGACAATGATGAAGTAGAAGTGGAAGTGTTGATGACACTTGCATTGGTCATGGCAGGCACACAACTTGCGGAGTTTACCCATGTGTCAGCAAAGCAAGCGGTCGTGATCATGGGGCTCGTCATAGGGAATGAAGGGAAAAGTGGACATGTAACCAGCGCAGCAGGTGATTACGTTTTCAAGTTTTGGTACTTGATTGAAGAAACATTGAGTGCTATGCTCTTCGTATTGATTGGATTAGAAATGTTGATCATTCCTCTCAGATATGACTACTTTGCAGCTGGCTTGTTTGCCTACATCATTGTACTTGCCGCACGGTATATCAGTGTAGGAGCACCAATTGCCGCCATGAGTACATTTAGAAAGTTTGAAGGAAACACGATCAATGTCCTTGCATGGGGTGGTTTGCGTGGCGGGATTCCGATCGCACTTTCCTTGTCATTGCCAGATTTTGAAGGCAAAGAAATCATCATCACGATGACTTATACAGTGGTAGTTTGTTCGGTTCTGTACCAAGGATTGACCATTCCACATCTCATGAGAACGACTTTCAACGATAAGAAACCACAACAGCCCAAAACAAAATCAAGTCATTCATAA
- a CDS encoding c-type cytochrome: MKSLLNRILLLTLFALFSCKATNQDEIKLKQYSIEGKSLYATHCANCHQIDGSGLGQLIPPIDSTFLASNMDHVICGIKHGMIGSLTIQDKVFDGQMPANERLTPLEIAEIVTYIDNTWGKKSGIIHISQVETSLSLCQ, encoded by the coding sequence ATGAAGAGTTTACTAAATAGAATACTCCTTCTTACTCTTTTTGCCTTATTCTCTTGCAAAGCAACCAATCAAGACGAAATCAAGTTGAAACAATACAGCATTGAGGGCAAGTCATTGTATGCTACTCATTGCGCCAATTGCCATCAAATCGATGGCTCTGGATTGGGACAACTGATTCCACCAATAGACTCTACTTTCCTTGCCAGCAACATGGATCACGTGATCTGTGGTATCAAACATGGTATGATTGGTTCCCTCACAATACAAGACAAAGTATTTGACGGACAAATGCCAGCCAATGAACGGCTAACACCACTTGAAATCGCTGAAATTGTGACCTACATAGATAATACATGGGGAAAAAAGAGCGGAATCATTCATATTTCACAAGTAGAAACAAGCCTTAGTCTTTGTCAATAG
- a CDS encoding SCO family protein, translated as MVSILGMGIYLSCEEPKKLPVLGNPEIISSEIDGKIAFDTVPHQVADFNLLNQDSVWINNDSMAHSIYVADFFFTSCPTICPVMKKQLLRVYDQYIDDPKVKILSHTIDPVYDNVSVLSEYSKSLGVSSDKWMFLTGDQEVIYQLGEKSYMVTAGSDSDAPGGFIHSGAFLLVDRNRRIRGVYDGTMKEQVDLLIKDINTLLNEEFTK; from the coding sequence ATGGTGAGTATCCTTGGTATGGGAATATATCTTTCTTGTGAAGAACCAAAAAAATTACCCGTCCTAGGTAATCCAGAAATCATCAGTAGTGAAATTGATGGCAAAATAGCATTCGATACAGTTCCTCATCAGGTAGCAGACTTCAACTTACTCAATCAAGACAGTGTATGGATCAACAATGATTCCATGGCTCATTCTATATATGTAGCAGATTTCTTCTTTACCTCCTGCCCTACGATCTGTCCCGTCATGAAAAAACAATTGCTAAGGGTGTATGATCAGTATATAGATGACCCGAAAGTAAAAATACTCTCTCATACCATCGATCCAGTTTATGACAATGTCAGTGTACTCTCTGAATACAGCAAATCACTAGGTGTATCCAGCGACAAATGGATGTTCCTCACTGGAGATCAAGAGGTCATTTACCAGTTAGGAGAAAAAAGCTACATGGTCACAGCAGGATCTGATTCAGATGCCCCCGGAGGGTTTATTCACAGCGGTGCATTTTTGCTGGTAGATCGAAATAGAAGAATCCGAGGTGTATATGACGGCACCATGAAAGAACAAGTAGATCTACTGATCAAAGACATAAATACACTTCTAAATGAAGAGTTTACTAAATAG
- a CDS encoding CopD family protein: MIYLYLKATHIVFVVTWFAGLFYMVRLFIYSTESVQKQEPEKSILSKQLLLMQSRLWYIITWPSAIITLFLGGWLAYLMNYWQQPWFHVKLTLVIGLYIYHIICGRLHQQMARGIFKYTSKQYRIWNEISTLFLFAIVFVVVLKNAFSWIWGVAGIVALGILLMLGIKLYKTLRKDD; encoded by the coding sequence ATGATATATTTATACCTCAAAGCGACACACATTGTATTTGTGGTTACTTGGTTCGCAGGGCTTTTTTATATGGTTAGGTTATTTATATACTCTACAGAGTCAGTTCAAAAGCAAGAACCTGAAAAAAGCATCTTGAGCAAACAACTATTGCTCATGCAAAGCAGGCTCTGGTATATTATAACTTGGCCATCGGCAATTATTACGCTTTTTCTGGGTGGATGGTTGGCTTACTTGATGAATTATTGGCAACAACCATGGTTTCATGTAAAACTAACCCTTGTGATCGGACTGTATATCTACCATATTATTTGTGGTCGTCTTCACCAGCAAATGGCTCGGGGCATCTTCAAATACACTTCAAAGCAATACCGCATCTGGAACGAAATATCTACGTTATTTTTGTTTGCAATTGTATTTGTAGTCGTATTAAAAAATGCCTTTAGTTGGATCTGGGGTGTAGCTGGCATTGTTGCCCTTGGAATATTGTTGATGTTGGGAATTAAACTTTATAAAACACTTAGAAAAGATGATTAA
- a CDS encoding Crp/Fnr family transcriptional regulator, protein MIIEKNISGSNELLTGFKRSTAGIVTEDVLSQVPSIVKEFSKDELIYSNGQVSDCIYLIEKGSVKIAKSDASGKEVVKSILNPGSVFGEKALSGEEIRTEYAQVVTSDTKVKAFIVEDVLEASHHNAQLNQKVIDILAKKLETLEKRLESITSKDSRTRVVDFLRDLAIESGQKVGFETLIKNNFTHKDIASLTGTSRQTVTTTLNHLKDKNIINFDRRRILIRDMDLLV, encoded by the coding sequence ATGATTATAGAAAAAAACATTTCGGGAAGCAACGAGTTGTTGACCGGATTTAAAAGGAGTACAGCGGGGATAGTTACAGAAGATGTGCTGTCTCAGGTACCATCTATTGTTAAAGAATTCTCAAAGGATGAATTGATCTATAGTAATGGACAGGTTTCGGATTGTATCTACTTGATTGAAAAGGGAAGTGTGAAGATTGCCAAATCTGATGCTTCGGGCAAGGAAGTCGTTAAATCAATATTGAATCCAGGAAGTGTGTTTGGAGAAAAGGCACTTTCTGGAGAAGAAATCAGGACAGAGTATGCACAGGTAGTTACTTCAGATACTAAAGTGAAGGCTTTTATTGTAGAGGATGTATTAGAGGCATCTCATCACAATGCCCAGTTGAATCAGAAAGTAATTGATATACTAGCAAAGAAATTGGAAACGCTAGAAAAGCGTTTGGAGTCTATTACCTCCAAGGATTCTAGAACGAGAGTTGTTGATTTTTTGAGAGACTTGGCAATTGAAAGTGGTCAAAAAGTTGGATTTGAAACACTGATTAAGAATAATTTTACGCATAAGGATATTGCTAGTTTGACAGGTACATCACGACAAACAGTGACTACTACACTCAATCACCTGAAGGATAAAAACATTATAAATTTTGATAGACGTAGAATTTTGATAAGGGATATGGACTTGCTCGTATAA